The window GAGGTTCTCCTCTTCCGTCGCGGACATACCCCCGGAAAGCGATCGGAAGACGATATCGAGCAGCCCGAGACTGTGAGCCCGGCCGAGAAGACGGAAGAGTCGAGTGGCAAGGAAGTTACTGCCAACATCCAAAGGCAGACTGCTGTCTTCCACTGGCAAGACGTGTGCTACGACATCAAaatcaagaaggaggaaCGCCGTATTCTGGATCACGTCGATGGCTGGGTTAAGCCCGGTACTTGCACGGCTCTCATGGGTGTCTCCGGTGCTGGTAAAACCACGCTTCTGGATGTTCTTGCGACCCGTGTCACCATGGGTGTTGTCAGTGGCGAGATGCTTGTTGACGGTCGTCTCCGCGACCAGTCCTTCCAGCGGAAGACGGGCTACGTACAACAGCAGGATCTGCATCTCCCCACGAGCACCGTCCGCGAGGCTCTTCGCTTCAGTGCCATTCTCCGCCAGCCGGCTCACTTCTCCCATCAGGAGAAAGTTGACTACGTGGAGGAGGTCATTAAGCTGCTTGGTATGGAGCACTATGCCGACGCCGTCGTTGGCGTTCCCGGTGAAGGTCTCAACGTTGAACAGCGCAAGCGTCTTACCATCGGAGTCGAGCTCGCCGCGAAGCCGCAGCTGCTTCTGTTCCTGGACGAGCCCACATCCGGTCTTGACAGCCAGACTTCTTGGTCCATTCTCGATCTGATTGACACCCTCACCAAGCACGGCCAGGCCATCCTCTGCACCATCCACCAGCCCAGCGCCATGCTCTTCCAGCGGTTTGATcgtctccttttcctcgccAAGGGCGGTAGGACTGTCTACTTTGGTGACATCGGTGAGAAGTCTTCTATCCTGTCCAGCTACTTCGAGAGGAACGGCGCACCCAAGCTGCCGACCGAGGCCAACCCGGCCGAGTGGATGCTTGAGGTCATCGGTGCCGCCCCGGGGACCCACAGCGACATCGACTGGCCTGCTGTCTGGCGCGAGAGCCCCGAGCGCCAAGGGGTGCTGGAGCACCTCGCAGAGCTGAAATCGACCCTCTCTCAGAAACCAGTAGAGTCAGCCAGCAATGATGCGGACAGCTTCAAGGAATTCGCCGCTCCCTTCTCCGTGCAGCTGTACGAGTGCCTGGTCCGTGTCTTCGCGCAGTACTGGCGCACGCCCGTCTACATCTACTCCAAGTCGGCGTTGTGTATCCTGACCGCATTGTACATCGggttctccttcttccaggcACAGAACAGTGCCCAAGGTCTCCAGAACCAGATGTTCAGTATCTTCATGCTGATGACCATCTTCGGCAACTTGGTGCAGCAGATCATGCCGCACTTCGTGACGCAGCGCTCCCTGTACGAGGTGCGCGAGCGGCCCTCCAAGTCATACTCGTGGAAGGCATTCATGACAGCCAACATCCTCGTTGAACTGCCCTGGAACACGCTCATGGCGGTCTTTATCTTCGTCTGCTGGTACTACCCGATCGGTCTCTACCGCAACGCCGAACCCACCGGCGCAGTGCACGAGCGCGGTGCGCTGATGTTCCTGCTCATCTGGAGCTTCCTGCTCTTCACCTCGACCTTTGCGCACATGATGATCGCCGGTATCGAGCTCGCCGAGACAGGTGGCAACCTGGCCAATATGCTCTTCTCGCTGTGTCTGATCTTCTGTGGTGTCCTCGCCACTCCAGCTCAGATGCCCGgtttctggatcttcatgtACCGCGTCTCGCCATTCACCTACCTGGTCTCGGCTATGCTCTCCACGGGTGTATCGGGCACCGATGCCAAATGCGAGTCCATCGAGTTCTTGAAATTCAAGCCGCTCTCCAACGAGACTTGCCTCGAGTACATGAAGCCGTTTATCGACCTTCGCGGTGGTTATCTCCAGGATAATTCCGCTACGGGCGAGTGCTCCTTCTGCACCATCTCTTCCACCGACACTTACCTCGCTCAAGTGGGGAGCTACTACAAGGATGCATGGCGCAACTTTGGATTCATGTGGATCTACATTTTTGTTAACATCTTCCTGGCCGTGTTCATCTACTGGCTGGCCCGTGTGCCCAAAGGAAGCCGCAGCAAGGAcagcaaggacaagaagagcGAGCAGAGCGAGCAGagcgagaagagcgagaagagcTCTACCTAattccttttcctttttcttttctctaATTATACATAGACcgtctcttttcttttcttgttgCACATTTGTTTTCCTTGCCTCCCTGCATCTTGCATATGTCTCTACTCAGTCGCAGCATCCTCTCCGGTCTTTGTTGCACATTACGTCGGTTTTTTGTATATTTTTTGTATATTTTTGGTCTCTGTGCAGTGGACAAATGGGGGTTACATTAAAGACAGGGGATAGAGAGGTCCCTCAGACTTGAATAAATAAGACATTATACAAGCTAaatccttccttcttttcttgaaaACTAGTTCACGGTAGAAACCTCAGAAGACAGGTGTAACGCTCCGAAGATTGGGCATTCAGTCTATTGTGTAGGGAACAAATAATAAAAAGGGATGATAGTACCTCCTTGATCAACGGTATAGACATCATCTCCCAAGTAAGGATAATCTAAATCTACCTctagaaaaaaaaaaaaaaagatctaCCACGTAAAAGCCTCCTCCACAAAATCCACCACAGCACCTCGCCCaatcctctccctcgccgcaTCCCGAACCTCATCCGCAAACGCACCGGGCCCACAAACCGAAACAAGGGTAGCGCCCACACGCACAGGAAGCACTTCGTCAAGAACAACACCGGGGCGACAGCGTCCAGAAAGCATTTGCACCGACGCAGACGGAGACACAATATCGGCAGCGCGGCGCGGCTTCGAGACGAACAGCTTGACAACCAAGATCTCGCGCCGCATCGGCAGACGCAGAATTTGGTCCATGTATGGACGGATCCATTCCAAATGGTCGGTTGAGCGGATTGACCAGATGAGGTAGATTTTACGTGTCGCGGCGCGGGAATCTGCGGCGCGTTGGATGAGATCGCGGGTGTATAGCAGGTGGTGGGTTATTCCTGCGCCGGCGGAGAAGAGCACTGTCGTGCCGTAGCTGGTGGTATTGGCTGGGTGGGAGCCGTACGGCCCTTCGAGGAGACCTGTCACACGGATGGTTTGGTTGGGGGACGCGCTGGCGAGGTTGTAGAGCTTGCGGGTCATGCCTTGGCGGGCGCtgatgatgagggcgatTTGGGTATGTCGGGAGTTGGATGTTGAAGGGAATGCCTGTTTCTCTAGTGCTGATGGGCTCATCTCTTTGTATTCTGGAGATAGCGGTTGGGTGGTGTGTGGTTCTGCCCAGGCGATGGAGAATGGGTGCGACATCCACCACGATAGTCGCGGGATGTAGGCATAGACATGGCAGCCGGGTCGGATCTGCACTAATTTGGGGAGGTGGAAGGTTACTCGGCATGCTTCGCCGGGGAGAGCTTCGACGATCATATTGGTGAAGCCGGTCGAAGGAGACATGTTGAGGTGGATTAGTCGGAGGAATCGGACGCTTCGTTCGAATATCCAGATGGCCGCGACGACATTGGACCAATACTTCTGTGGCAGGCTGTCCAGATTCAAATGGAAATAGACCCCGAGAAAAGCCAGAAACGCCAAGAGCTGATGCAGATGCAAGAAAGTTTCGTAGAAGGCATGACGGATAGGCGATAGGGAATGCAATGACAAAAAAACCATCGAGATAGTTCCCACCAGGCCCCAGCTGAAGAACGGCGTGTCTCGCAGGCGCAGGAGCATGAGAGCGAAACTCTGCTCATCGCAGGCGTCGATAGCCCAGGCAGTCGTGTGGATGACGGCTTCGAGCACGACAATCCGCCCCAGCCAGCGGTGCAGAAGATTGTAGGTGTCGAAGCTGATATGCAAGAGAGATATCAAAGGGTTGTTGCGACCAGccagaaggaaaagaggcACCATGTTCAAGACGGCCAGCGTTCCAGACCGGCCACGAAGTTCGGCGAGCAGCGCTGCCTTGACATTGACTCTGTAGTCAAGATAAAAACAATATGCCAGCTGGCTGATCAGGTAGAATATAACCAAAATTGCCTGGAACCGGGATGGCAACGTGCCCATGCTGAGAGCGGACGAAAGCTGGATTTCGCGGTTATGTCTCTTCTTGCCCAGGGGGGCGTAAAGCAGATATTTCTTTACGTTCGCCCACAAGGTAGATTGCTCCAAGCTCCAGAACGTCTGTTGGCGCCTGTCAGCCGCCGACGAGGTAACTTGGCGAAGATAGGCATGGCTGATTTGAGCGATGCGGCCACAGAAGACGcccagcgcgaggaggatgaccgAGGTGTAGATTACGCGAGTAAACAGGACGTCGAGAGGGACGTTAACACCACTCAGGCCTCTAGAGTATTCGTAGATGTAGGTGACATTTGGCCCGTAGGACCGCGGTGCTAGGTGGGCAGCCATCGAGTTGGCCACCCTCCAGCGGGTGGATTGCGAGTTGGCCGACTGCAGTTGTTCGGTGGTGAGAGTCAACTTGAGAGCTGCATGGATGGATGTTTACATGCAGAATATGTGGCGGACAAGAGGAATGCGATGATCAGATGGGATGAGATCATATAGATGTTTGGAATGTGAATGGCATCGTCTCAACAAAGGGCCATTCAGCACCATTGTCTGGAACAAGGAAGGCAACAATGACGATCATCCGGTAGGGGTAAAAGGCTTGTCTTTCAAGGCCGATCCGAAATAATTGGCCATTATGCATTATCTCTTCAATAAGACCGACGTTTGTCGAATGAAACAATGCAATTGGTGAGACGCCAGCCTATAGTTCCTGTGTTTCAGGCGCATCGGAAACAGCCCTGAAACGCGGCGCTTACAACCACTCGGCTCATCGACCGTGCTAGTCTATTGACTGGACATTGAATAATATTTAGCAGTAGCAAATTAATTTGGCTTGACAAGACTAGTGATTTAAGCACATCAGAGGCATACCACTAAGTCCCCGCAGTCTATAAGCCACTAGAGTAGTTACAAACATTTGCTTCTATTTTTGTATACAAGTCATGGCTTTCGTTTGCTCAGTGACTTGATGCTATGCCTGAAAGCGTACAGAGTTCATACTATCATCTCTAGGTAGTGCCTCTCCGCTTACCgtcccatccacccaccatccACAGTAACAACCTCGCCAGACACATACCCACTCGCCGAACTAGCCAAAAAGACAACGATCCCCTTAAAGTCCTCCGGCTGACCCCACCGACCCGCAGGGATACGCGCCATGATGCCCGCGTTACGGTCCGCGTCGTTAATGAGCGCAGTGTTCATATCCGTAGCGATATACCCCGGCGCAATCGCATTGACATTAATTCCCTTGCCCACCCACTCATTCGAGAGCGCCTTGGTCAGCTGTCCGACACCGCCCTTCGAGGCGGCATAGGCGGGCACGGTGATGCCACCTTGGAAGGTAAGCAGGGACGCGACGTTGATGATGGAGCCCCGGCGGGCGGAGGGGAACTCGGAGGCAtcgcgggcgaggaggtAGGCGCCGAATTCGCGACAGAGCGTGAAGACTGAGGTAAGGTTCACATTGATAACCTATCACAGTCAGTATTTGGGTGGCGTGGTGTTGAGAAACAAGACACCAACCTCGTCCCAGTCCTCGTCGGGAAACTGGTGGCTCGGATGCCGTCGCTGGATGCCCGCGCAGTTCAGCAGAATCTGCGGCTTAATACCCTGGCTGGCGAGAGCGGGCATGATGCCCTTGATGGCTTGTCGGTCGGACAGTTCGGCGACATGGATCCAGGCTTTGCGGCCTAGACGAGTGACGATCTCATCTCGGGTCGACGTGTTGGACTCGTCTCTCTAAGGGACAGCAATCAGCTTGACTCGGCTTCTTGATGCATGTCACGTACCTGGATCAAGACGATGTCTGCGCCGGCTTCCGCCAGggcaatggccatggcctGGCCGATGCCGCGCGTGCCGCCAGTGACGATGGCGGTCTGACCGGCCACGGAGAAAAGTGAAGCGACTGTTGCtgccattattattattgtgtGATGCGTGTTTCACCAGAGACAAGCCGCGGACTCAAATATTTTATCGGAGTGCCCTCCCCCACACGCGGGGTATTCCTGATCGGGAAGGCAATTGCCGTCGGCGATTGAAGATTTGTGTCTGTTCGAGTGTATATCTGTTAACAGAGAGGCCAATTCATTAATTGTAGGATTTCATGCGTATTAAGTGTTTATCTTCTGTCAAACTGACTAAAAGTTTCCAAGTAAGTTGCTAGCTGTGCTGTGTTCTCGTCGCCAGCGTCGCGAGCGGTCAATAGCCGACGGCAATTGAGTCCGTCCAACATCGACATCGTCATGAGCTGCGCCCACCACACAACGACAATGAAAATGGCCAGTTCAAGGCCTCAAAATAAATTGAGAACAAGTAACCAGTAACATCTAGAAACGTATATCTAAATCAGTAGCGAAAGAGCTCTGATACGCCTGCTAGAGTCTGATGAGTAATGAACCCAGCTCGTGTGGGGGTCTGTGCCGTCCATCCTCATGCTTTTGTACAAGAATTGTTGGCGACAACCAACTACTCCCTGCTAGAGCCCAAACCCGAATCCTGAATGGAGCTGGAGTCACCACAAGACCTATCCCGCGCTGATCACATCGCCAAGCGGGTATCCCGCGCGTGCTTGCATTGCCGTCAGCGCAAATCCCGATGCGACCTGTACGTTCTGCGGAGGGTGTTTCCCCGGATCTTCGCAGAGACAGGCTAATCACCTCGTGACAGAGATAGCAACGGCAATCCCGGTAAGCCGCCCTGCCAGCGCTGCGTGCGCGAGCACCGCGACTGTGTTCTGGGCGGCTCTAACCGCGGCGGGCGCCGTATTCGCAAGAATAAAATCAAGAACTTCACGCCGGGTGTTCTGTCGCCCGGAAAGGACTCGGAGACGTCTAGTCCCGATACTAGGAGGCATTCTGTTTCGTATCCCGGTCCTGTGGTCTTTTTGCCGCCGAATCCTCCTACCTCTGCCAGTGCTGCGgtggacgatgacgaggccgCGTCCATTAGCTCTGTCCCGCGTATCCCGTCAGACGCCTGGCAGTGTCTGACCGGTATAGCGACTCAGAGCGGTGCAGATCCTACTGCTACAGCAGTGCGCACCAACCCTCGCTCAGGCAGCTTTTCCTATTCTGGTCTGGGCAATGGCGCTCCCGACTTCACCACGCCCAGCACGGGCACCAGAGCATACCGCCTGGTCCAGTCGCGGTCTCTGGACCCAGAAACTGTGTGGCAACTAGTGATGCGCTACGAAGCCAACTTCCACCCGTATCTGCCATTGGTGCCGCGCAAGTATTTCCAACGCTCCGCGCTGGATGACTTTGCCACCAATGAAAAGCATCTGCTGACTGCAGTCCTGACCATCGCCTCGAAAGACCTTGTCGATCGGCCAGAGATCCATGAGTACTGCTCGAAGTACATGCACGAGCTGATCTCCGGCATCGCAGCTGGTGCCGAATGCGACGTCGAAGCCGTGGAGGCTCTGCTCTTGCTGGCCGAGTGGGAGCCACAGGGTCTGCGTCCACGCATCGAACGCGTGGGAcgaggcgaggaagatcgCGCGGCATGGATGCATGTGGGTCTTGCACTGCGGTCGGGCTACTTCATCGGGCTGGATCGAACGTCCTTCCGGGGCGATCCTTCCGGGGATCAAGAAACCGAAGCCCGTCGGCGACTGGCCTGGGCTAGCTGCTATGTCTCGGATAGGTTAGTCTCCGTGCGAATTGGACGTGCGTTCTGGTCTCGCGGGCCGGGTCCGATGACGGGGCTGTCCAGCCAGGATTTTCCGTCGTTGCAGCCCGTTACGGACGGCGATGAGGATTACGCAAAGATCTTTCAGGCTATGCTGGATCTGACGCAGCTATATGGCAATGTACACGAAGTGCTGTACTCCGGTATGCGCGCCAGCAATCAAATGATGCTGATGGGCGACTACGTCAAGTACGTGGATGACTTCCGACTTGCCATCTTGCGATGGAAATCACTCTGGGGCTCGTTAGACTGTTCTCCGCCAATGCGCGCGACCTTACAGTTGTCGTACGAGTACCTGCGTCTATACACGACTGCTTTTGCCTTTCAGGCTGCTATTTCTCAGTCGCTGGTGAAACCCAAGAGCGACGGGGTGTCTCACCGCGAACAGCTGCGGGCTACGTTTCGGAATGTGGCGTCGATGCAGGATTCTCGCTTCATCTATGAGTCCGTCGATGCGGCCAAGGCGTATTTGACTATTCTCGTGGACTCGGTTGATCCAGAGAGACATTTGCATTTCATGCCGTTACGGTTCTATCTGTGAGTCCTTTTCATTTGTATCAACAGGATCCAACTAATCAAATGCAGGTATGGCATCTACTCCGCCGTCTTTCTGTATAAAGCACGCTCGTTCGGCATGATGGTTCCCTCCGAGGAAGCAAAAGTGCAAGGTCTGGTCGCACGAACCACCGAAATCCTCAATCAATCAAGCGCCGGACCAGACGATATTGGATCACGGTATGCGCGGCTGCTCGAGCTTCTCTGGAAAGCCAGGCCGCCGATGGGCAACACCTCAACAGAAACACCGCAGAGCAGCGAATTCGCCATTCAAAGCGCGCTCTCGAACCCAGTTACCGAACACAGTAGCTACATGCACTTCAGTCCCGCCAACGACTTCTCATGGCTCGATCTCGAGGCCGTGGGCGACTATGTGTCTGGCGACCAGATCTCCGGCGCGGGCATGCTGGGCTTCGATGCGTTCCAGAACGCCAACGCGGATCTGCTCCAATCTGACCAGAGTCGATCGCAGGCATGGCAGCCTGCGTGGATGGGTGATCTGAGCAGCAATCTGCTCTTCTGATGATACTGAGTGTCAATATCGGCA of the Penicillium psychrofluorescens genome assembly, chromosome: 1 genome contains:
- a CDS encoding uncharacterized protein (ID:PFLUO_000977-T1.cds;~source:funannotate), with amino-acid sequence MAATVASLFSVAGQTAIVTGGTRGIGQAMAIALAEAGADIVLIQRDESNTSTRDEIVTRLGRKAWIHVAELSDRQAIKGIMPALASQGIKPQILLNCAGIQRRHPSHQFPDEDWDEVINVNLTSVFTLCREFGAYLLARDASEFPSARRGSIINVASLLTFQGGITVPAYAASKGGVGQLTKALSNEWVGKGINVNAIAPGYIATDMNTALINDADRNAGIMARIPAGRWGQPEDFKGIVVFLASSASGYVSGEVVTVDALKLTLTTEQLQSANSQSTRWRVANSMAAHLAPRSYGPNVTYIYEYSRGLSGVNVPLDVLFTRVIYTSVILLALGVFCGRIAQISHAYLRQVTSSAADRRQQTFWSLEQSTLWANVKKYLLYAPLGKKRHNREIQLSSALSMGTLPSRFQAILVIFYLISQLAYCFYLDYRVNVKAALLAELRGRSGTLAVLNMVPLFLLAGRNNPLISLLHISFDTYNLLHRWLGRIVVLEAVIHTTAWAIDACDEQSFALMLLRLRDTPFFSWGLVGTISMVFLSLHSLSPIRHAFYETFLHLHQLLAFLAFLGVYFHLNLDSLPQKYWSNVVAAIWIFERSVRFLRLIHLNMSPSTGFTNMIVEALPGEACRVTFHLPKLVQIRPGCHVYAYIPRLSWWMSHPFSIAWAEPHTTQPLSPEYKEMSPSALEKQAFPSTSNSRHTQIALIISARQGMTRKLYNLASASPNQTIRVTGLLEGPYGSHPANTTSYGTTVLFSAGAGITHHLLYTRDLIQRAADSRAATRKIYLIWSIRSTDHLEWIRPYMDQILRLPMRREILVVKLFVSKPRRAADIVSPSASVQMLSGRCRPGVVLDEVLPVRVGATLVSVCGPGAFADEVRDAARERIGRGAVVDFVEEAFTW
- a CDS encoding uncharacterized protein (ID:PFLUO_000978-T1.cds;~source:funannotate), which gives rise to MELESPQDLSRADHIAKRVSRACLHCRQRKSRCDLDSNGNPGKPPCQRCVREHRDCVLGGSNRGGRRIRKNKIKNFTPGVLSPGKDSETSSPDTRRHSVSYPGPVVFLPPNPPTSASAAVDDDEAASISSVPRIPSDAWQCLTGIATQSGADPTATAVRTNPRSGSFSYSGLGNGAPDFTTPSTGTRAYRLVQSRSLDPETVWQLVMRYEANFHPYLPLVPRKYFQRSALDDFATNEKHLLTAVLTIASKDLVDRPEIHEYCSKYMHELISGIAAGAECDVEAVEALLLLAEWEPQGLRPRIERVGRGEEDRAAWMHVGLALRSGYFIGLDRTSFRGDPSGDQETEARRRLAWASCYVSDRLVSVRIGRAFWSRGPGPMTGLSSQDFPSLQPVTDGDEDYAKIFQAMLDLTQLYGNVHEVLYSGMRASNQMMLMGDYVKYVDDFRLAILRWKSLWGSLDCSPPMRATLQLSYEYLRLYTTAFAFQAAISQSLVKPKSDGVSHREQLRATFRNVASMQDSRFIYESVDAAKAYLTILVDSVDPERHLHFMPLRFYLYGIYSAVFLYKARSFGMMVPSEEAKVQGLVARTTEILNQSSAGPDDIGSRYARLLELLWKARPPMGNTSTETPQSSEFAIQSALSNPVTEHSSYMHFSPANDFSWLDLEAVGDYVSGDQISGAGMLGFDAFQNANADLLQSDQSRSQAWQPAWMGDLSSNLLF